A stretch of DNA from Paenibacillus sp. FSL W8-0186:
TTAACTTGTAAAATCGGTTCCATCATTCCACCTCCTATTTCTTCAGTTTAGGGTCCAGCGCGTCGCGAAGACCGTCGCCGAATATGTTAAACGACAGCATGGTTAAGCTGATTAGAATGGCTGGGAACAGCATCCGCCAAGGGTAGTACAGCCAGCCGGTAAGCGCGTCACTGATCATTGAACCGAGAGATGCGATTGGCGCTTGCACGCCAAGTCCAAGGAAGCTAAGAAACGCTTCGGCGAAAATGGCATTCGGAACAGATAGAGTCACAGTAACAATAATCGGTCCTACAGCGTTCGGGAGCAAGTGACGGAATAGCAGGCGTCCCGATCCTGCGCCCATAGAACGGGAAGCAAGTACAAATTCGCGGCTTTTGAGCTGCATAATTTCACCGCGTACAATCCAGGACATATTGATCCATCCGGTAATCGTCAGAGCCAAAATAATCGTGCCCAGACTCGGCTCCATAACGACAAGAAGGAGAATGGTTACCAGAAGGTAAGGGATGGAATACAAAATCTCCGAAAACTTATTCATGATTTCATCCACACGGCCACCAAAATAACCCATGATACCGCCGTAAATAACGCCAATCAGCAAGTCGATACAAGCAGCGGCCAAACCTACGACCAGGGAAATTCTCGCCCCCATCCAGGTACGAACGAACATGTCGCGCCCGAGGTCATCGGTTCCGAACCAATGCTCCGCAGACGGCGGCGAATTAGTATTCAGATAATCATTAGAATAATAGTTATATTCTGAAATCCATGGTCCAACAATAGCCGCTAGAGTGATTAACAGCAGCATGAGCAAGGCTCCCATCGCCAGCTTGTTGCTGCGCAAGCGATACCATGCATCTTTCCAAGCTGAAATACTTTCACGCTGAATGACTTCCGCTTCCTTCTCGTCCGTGCCGATTTTACGGAAATCTTCCGGCTTCAGGTCAGCAGGGGCCGGCATTACTTTCATCGGTTTTAAATCCATCCGTTACCCCTCCTTTCCTTTGTTTAGTTTAATTCGGGGATCTACGAACATATATGCAATATCCGTAACAAACCGGGCCAGCATCAGTAGGATACCGTAGAAAATCGTAATGCCCATGATAACCGGATAATCGCGGACGCTTATCGCCTCAACGAACTGCTTACCAATACCGCCGATTCCGAAAATCTGCTCGATGACGACGGAACCGGTGACGATATTCGCAGTCATTGGCCCTAAATAAGTAATAACCGGCATAATACCATTTCGAATAACGTGGCGGAACAAAATGGCCATCCAGCCGAGGCCCTTAGCTTTAGCCGTCTTGATATAATCAGCATGCAGCACCTCGAGCATGCTTGAACGGGTCAATCTCGCAATGAACGCGATCGGCTGAGCTGTCAAAGCGGCAACCGGCAAAATATAGTACATCGGCCCATTAAAGCCCATCGTCGGCAGTAATTGAAGTTTTGAAGAAAAGACGTATTGAAGCAAAGTTGCAACAACAAAGCTGGGAACAGCAATGCCAAGCACCGCTAACACCATCGCCACGTTATCGATCAGCTTGCGATGATACAGCGCTGCCAGCATTCCGAGCAGTACGCCCACAATAACCGCTACGATGATGGCAACCAACCCGAGCTTCAATGAAGTCGAAAACGTCTGCCCAATGATGTCGGAGACATCCTGGTTGATCTTCTTCATCGAAATTCCGAAGTCCCCTTGGACGATATTCCCCAAATATTTTAAATATTGCTCATAAACGGGCCTATCCAAACCTAATTGTTCATACAGGCGCTCCTTAATCGCAGGCGGAACCTGTTTTTCCGAGGTTAGTGGATCCCCTGGAATTGCTTGCATCAGAAAGAAGGTGGCCGAGATTAGAATGAACAATGAAACCAACATGTAGAAAAACTTATTGGCAATATAACGAACCATGCCCGTTAGCACCCCCTTTGATAAATTTCGACATAAATCGATTTTAGGATAATTCATTCACAATGTCTATTCAATATAATTGCCATAAGTACGCAATGCTTGGAAGTTTCCTGACCGCATACAAAAAAACGGGATATATATGGAATACCCACATATATATCCCGGTGCAGCTATTCAAAATTACTTACGCGCGTCGGTAATGTAAGCGCGAGTATAGTCGATCGCACCGCTGAAATCGAGCGATACGCCTTTAAGCCATGGTTTTTCCACCGCTACGTTTGTATAGTAGTAGATTGGCATAATTGCCATATTGTCCTTAACAAGGATTTCCTCAGCTTTTTTGAAGTTTTCGTTACGTTTTGTGTTATCTTCGATAGCCTTAGCTTCAGCGATCAGCTTGTCGAATTCTTCATTCTTAAAGCCGATATCGTTATTACCGCTGTTGGAAGTCCACAGGTCGATAAATGTCATCGGATCGTTATAGTCCGCGCTCCAACCAGCACGTGCCACTTGATAGTTCAAGTTTTTGCGGTTTTCGATAAATACGGCCCACTCTTGGTTTTCCGTTTTCACGTCAACGCCAAGGTTTTTCTTCCACATATCAGCTACGGCAAGAGCAATTTTCTTATGCGCTTCACTGGAGTTGTAAGTCAACGTGATATCAGGCAATTTCGTGTAGCCTTCTTCTTGCATACCTTCTTCAAGGAGTTTCTTGGCTTCTTCTACATTCTCGGTGAAGTAATCGTCTTTAACCTCAGTACGATATTCATCGTTCACCCCTGCGATACCTGGAGGAATGAAGCCGAATGCCGGAATTTGACCGCCAAGCGTTACTTTGTCGACGATAATTTGACGATCGATCGCCATGGCGAATGCTTTACGGATTTTAGCGTTGTCAAACGGTTTAGCTGTAACGTTAAACTGGTAGTAATACGTACTTGCAATACCTTTTACTTTATATTCATCTTTCAATTCTTTTTGAACAATCGGAATTTGGTCGGTAGGAATTTCCCCGTTCGGATGTCCTGCACGATCCAATTCATTGTTTCTGTAACTGGTGATTTCAGTTGCTCCACTATTTACAAGGGACATCGTAATTTTGTTCAGCTTGATGTCGTCTTTGTCCCAATAATTTTCATTTTTAGTAACTTCGATCGTTTGCCCTTTTATCCAAGTCGTCAAAGTAAACGGACCATTTACGATCATTTTGCTTGCGTCTACTGCCCATTTCGCATCATCTTTAACAGATTGGTGGACAGGGTAGAAAGTATAGAAAGAAGTCAGACCAAGGAAGTATGGCGTCGGTGCATCCAGTTCAACTTCCAATGTGTAGTCATCAGTTGCCTTTACACCAACTTGGCTGAAATCTGTAATTTTGCCTTCATTGTAAGCTTGAGCATTTTTCAGGTAGTACAATTGGTAAGCATAAGGTGCAGCCGGCTTTGTGTTCGGGCTAAGTACGCGCTCCCATGCGAACACGAAGTCATTAGCCGTTACAGGGTCGCCGTTGCTCCATTTTGCGTCTTTGCGCAGGTGGAACGTATATTTCGTACCGTCCACATCCCATTTTTCCGCCGCAGCAGGAACAGGTTGCCCGTGCTCATCCATACGAGCCAGACCTTCGTACATTGTTTTGAGGACAGTGTTAGCTTGGCTATCTTGCGCTTGGGCAGGGTCGAATGTTGGAGGCTCAGCGCTCAGATTAACTCTAAGCGTTTGATCCGCTGCCAATTTTTCCTCACCGCTGCTTGCATTCTCGGCAGGTGTATTGTTCTTGCCGCCATTAGAGGCGCCTTTGTCATTGGAACCGCAAGCAGCGAGCAATGTGCTGAGTGCCAAAACCAATGTCAAAAGAAGCAAGAGACTCTTATTCTTCTTCATCTAGCAATATCCCCCTTAAAATTTGTGGTATATGTTTTTAGATTATACAACCAGCGGTCAAAAAATCCAATACATAATTTCAGAAATTGAACTATTGTTAATAAAATCCTTTGCATTTTCTTAACAAAATAGTCCTTTCTACATTATTGGCTTCTGCTTATGACATCAATTTTGCCGCTTTTGACCGCCAAATGTGTCAGCTTGTTGTCAGCTTGTGTAAAGGCTCCATCACACGCGTTTATGTAGACTCATGCTGTCCAAATATATGTAATAAAGCTGATTAGGAATAAGAGAACGTAAGCAACCCCCGTTCCGGCGAACGCGAGACGCCATACCGCACGAAGCAGCCGCTTGATATCCACTTTCCCTTTCAAGCGGTTTTGCGCGCCGCCGATAAGTCCGGCAGCAATGAGCAGAATCAGCACAATGAGGTAGAGTCCGAATCCGGATTTGAAAACGATGTTGAACAGGGCTGCAGCCGCTAGAATGAAAAATAGCGTCGATACGTCCATTGCGAGCAGCAGCGCCGCTTTCTTATCTTTTTTCAAGTAAAGATGAATGAAATAGACGAGCAAAAATGGAATGATTGGCACGATAGCGAGTAAGGTCAAAGTATCACTTAACAGACTCATGGTTCCACCTCCTGCAAATATTTCAACAAATGGCATTTCCTTATTTCATTTGCCACAGTTCGGTTAATCACTTATGTAATCCGCGAACAAGCCGCCATAACAATTCGTGGCCGGGAGCCGAAACACCGGCCTGTTTGGCCATTTCTGCGAGCCGGCCGTTAATATAGTCGATTTCCGTCGGCGTTCCTTGCAGTACGTCCTTCAGCATCGAGGAAGTATTGCTCGCCGTCAAACGGCATATCTCCGCTACTAACTCGTAAGCATCCCCTTCGAAGGGAATGCCCCGGGCCGTGTATATCGCCGCCGCCTCATCGCAAAGCTGCTTCAGCAGCGCCCTGCGCTCTGCGGAATCCAATAGTTCCCCGTTGGGGATTCGCCAAATCGCGGTCAGCGGATTAATCACAGCATTAATAAGCAGTTTTCTATAAATTTCCCTATCGATGTGTTTCGACAGAAGTGCGTAAAATCCTGCCATATTAAGGGCATCAATTAATTTTTCTGCGGCATTTTTTGAGTATAAATCCGCTGATTCGCCGATCTGTTCTGCCATGCCGATCGTGGTCGTCCCCTGCCCAGAGCGGATGACCTGCCATGGGAAAGGACGCTTCGCTCCTTCGGTCGTAATAGCCGCATAAATCGGGGTGGCTGGAAAACTTGCTGACAAATATTCCAAATGCCCGACTCCATTTTGAAAGCACAGGATATGCGTTTTAGGCCCAAGCAGTGGCTGCAGCTCTTTAACCAGGCTGCTGTAAATATGCCGTTGCTTCGTTACCAGCATAACCCAATCGGCATGTCCATCTGGCCGTGCCAAGCGGGCGGCATCTTGCAGTGGATGGGCGGCCGAAACTGCAATAACGGCTGGAGAGCTTCCTTCTCCTTCCTGCAAAACGATACCCTTCTGAACTAGCAGCTCGGCCTGCTCCGCCGTTCTTGTCCAAAACCGGACCCCTTGACCAGAAGCAGCCAGTTTGCTTCCAAAGAGCAAACCGAGTGCGCCCGATCCAACGATCTCGAATTTCATCCTCTCCACCCTTTCCGCATTTCTGTTATTTCCTTTATACCAGACCTCGTCCCCACAACACAAAGAAATTCCGGCATTAAAATACCGGAATTTCTCAATTTAGAGCTTAAAGGTGTTATTCGATTCGCTCCAGGTTGCCGTTTGCATCCATTTTGAATCTCGTCTTTAACTCTTCATCCTCTTCATTCAGAAATGCAAGCCGCCGCGCCCGGTCCATGATTTGAATCAGCGCTTTGTAATCATCGTTTACCACCCTGTAATCGGTCTGTACTTCGTTGACCTGATCCGACAAACGCTCTTTCTCTTCGCGCAGCACGGCCAGCTCTTCATCCTTCTCACGAAGCTCTTTCTCAAGCTGCTTTACATATCGGTTCGTTTCCTGAACCGTATTCTTCCACCCCCGCAAAAACCGGATAACTGCATCGATGGAAATCGTTTCTTCCGTAACCCCTTCACTTTTATAGAGTCCTTCTTCCAGATCTACAGAAGCCAAGGAAGCGATCGAGGTTTGGCTGGCGATCGATCCCTGCTTTTTCATATAGTTCCGTTTCTGCCGCTGCGCCTTGGCAATGCCAATAGCCGCTTCGTACTTTTTACGGACACAGCTGTTCCAGCGGAAACCGCAAGCTGCTGCCGTTCTCCCAATTCGTTCCCCCACCTCTTCAAACGCAGTCAGTTGGGTGCTCCCTTCGCGGATATGGCGCAAGGTTACCTCGGCCAGGATCAAGTCGTCCTCCGCGCTCCATGCATCTTGTCTCACAGCTGTCATGCTATAAAAACCTCCTAACGACATCCTAATATAACCGTCTTCCGGGCACGATTCCGGGCCGGTGTAATCGGTAAAAAAGCTTCATATTCCATCCTATGCCTCTCATAGAGTTCATAGAATCTATTTGATACTATTTTGTATGTCCAAAATAAAGGGCTGTCATACCTCGTTCGATAAAATGTGAAAAATTCTTAATCCGTAAAAAACAATACTCCATAACATGAATCACTTGTCCGGGAATCAATCGTTAATCTTTGGTGACTTTTCGTTTACAGTTGTTAGGGTTACGGGTATAATGAGGTATAGAAAATTGGATGTCGCCGATACATACGAAAGGGGGACTTATTTGTGGCACGCATGTACCGCGTCCTTGGCTTCTTCACATTAACCATTGGACTTATGGCCTTTGCCGGTAACCATATCGAAATGGCCCTGCTATTTTTCCTGCAAACGGCTTTTTTCGTCATCTTTGGTTACTTGAAGTTTACGGAGAGAACGTATATCCTGCTGTTCTGGGGATACATGATCGTCGCTTTTACGGGCTTCAGTTACTGGACGATCTTCCAGATGGGACTGCCTCTCTAATCCATAGGTGTGCTGAACGAGTAGGATTAACTCACTCTTTCAATCAAGGGCGATTCGGCCAAGGCCGAGTCGCCTTTTTCATTAAGACTATTTCTTGTCCTGATATCATATATATTTATAGACCAACCCAAGGAGAGGAACGCTCTTGAACAGACGTCTCATATCCTTCTGCTCCTCCTGCTTGCTGGCAGCGTCGCTAGTTATAGCTCTAGTCTTCCCGTTAAACCATGCCCGTGCATTCCCATTATCGGAAGAGGAGCAGGAGATTTTGGAGAAGAGCTTATCCATCGTAGAAATTGACCGGGAGATTGCCCGAGTTGAAATGAAGCAGCAAGACACGGAACGTTCAATGCTTAACCTGTCCAAGGAGCTTGCCGGAAAAGAAGAGAAATTGCTGATCGCACAGGAACGCGCCGGCGCCCGGCTTAGAGCCTATTATATGGGGGAACGCGAGGATTTGCTTGCGGCTCTCCTGTCCGTAAACAGCTGGAAGGACTTCTTTACGGTACTAGATTACTACCAGTTGATCATGGAGCGGGATCGCGATGTGCTAACGGGCTACAGAAACGAGCTCGCCAAGCTGAACAAATCCCGGAAGCAGTTGGCGGCGATGGCCGATGAGCTGGCGCAAATGAAAGACGATCTGATGATGCAGCGTGAACGTGTGATAGAACTGCAGCGCAGCGTAGACGGAAAGCTTGGAGCGAGCGCCGATCCCGAGCACCTGAGGGCGATGATCGAAGAGCTTACGGCTTATTGGGAAAATGTAGGGTTGCATGAGGTGCGCCGCTACTTCAAGGCTCTCGCTTCGGCGATGATGGACTTTCAAGACTTTCTGAAGGATCATCAAGACAGCCTGGTCTCGGAAAACGGAGGATATGTCCTCGTTATTCGTGAAGAGGATTTGAACGCCTTCCTACGCGGCAAAAATGATCTGCTCAGCAATATGGCATTCCTTTTCGAAGAGGATAAAATTGTAGCTACGGGAAGCCGGGAAGGCCTTAATCTCCGGGTAGAAGGCCATTATACCGTGGAGGACGTTCCACAGAACGCCATCGTGTTCCATGTGGACCGGCTCGTCTTCAACGGTCTGGAGCTGCCGGACACAACGCGCCTAGAGCTGGAGAAAGATTTTGATCTCGGATTTTATCCGCAAAAAATAGTTCCCTTCGTGAAAGCCGTCGAAGCAGACATTCAGAAGGGAACCTTGACCGTCAAGCTGAAGCTCTCTCTTTAGAGGGCTTCTTGCTTGCGCTTATTTATTTGTCGCGCCCAATCTGTGTGATTTCCTTGCCGTATTGCTCGAGGGTGAGCCGGCTGTTCATAAAGTTCGTCGTCAGGCGGGCAAACTGCTCCATTTGCTCGGGGAGAAGGCTGCCAACGGGCAATGCGTCCGGCTTGCTTCCCACCAGCGAGGCCGGAACCCATGCCGGTATTTTATTTCTTTCAAATTCAAAATACAACGATTTAAGGACAGGCAGATGCCCTGTAATTTCATGCCACTCCCGCTGCCTGCCGGCTCCGGTCATTTCCTCGATCCACGCTCCAGCAGCTTCGGCATTTGGGCTCTTAGAGGAAACTACGAAGCTGCGCCCGTAGCTCCACATCGTGGTGCCCGTATTCTCCGAATCGGGTATGAATGCCTCCATTCGCGGATGCTGCCCGTCTCTGATCAGCGATGCACGCGTAAGGCAAATCGCCACCTCGCCATCATAAATGCGCTTCCAAACGTTTGACGCAGATTGGGCTTCCGTATCATAACGAAGCAGATAAGGGCGAAGTTCTTCGAGGTACCGAATGCCTCGCTGCATCCCTTCCGACATTTCAAACGGCGGGCTTCCTCCCGCCGCATTCCCGCCAAACTGCCAAAGCAAGGTTAGAGCCGCGTAAGGTTCGCTAATATCCACCGCTAAAAGACTTGGGATGCGGCTCTGTTTCTTGAATGAGGATAAAAGCTTCTCCCAGTCGTCGGCCGATTGCGGAGGATGATCCAGCCCTAATTCCTTGATTAATGCGGGATTGTATGCGAATACATAAGGATCGGTATCAAAGGGGACCCCCCATAAGTAGCCATTCCATTCATTCTGGCCCAATGTTACGCTTAGTACCTCTCCTGATAAAGGGCTGAAGTAGTAGCGCTCAGCAGGCAGCAGATACCCGCTGGACGCGAATTTCCGTATCCAGTCATTGTCCAGCAGCAGGACATCCGGAGATTCCCCCAATTCGAACTGCTGCAGTAAGTCGCGGTACGATTCACCGGATGGCAAATTCACCAGCTCTACCTGATCCGCAAACTGATTCATATATTCATAGTTCCATTGCTGCAGACGCAGAAATTCTCCTTCATTCATCTGTACAGCAACCCGAAAATGCCCCGGCTCCTGAACCTCTTTGGGGTTCGGAAGAGATACGGGCTCAGGAATGATGCCTTCCTCATTGCGAATAAGAGTCGACTGCTTACTTGGAGACAAGTTAATTAAAGCAAGTAAAAGGATCGCAAAAAGCACCCAATAATTTCTACGCTTCACACCTGTTCTTCCTCTCTGGCGTTCCGATCGCCGTCCGACATCCAATCAACCCTTATTGTAACAAATTACCTCATACTTTGTCCCCTACAAAACATGGCAAAAACCGCCGAAGCTAAGTCCGGCGGCTCATTTTTAGATATTTATTCTCAGGAATATGCAAAATTACAGCAAATCTGCAGCGGCCTGAGCCAATTTGGATCGTTCCCCTTTTTCCAAGGTGATATGGCCGCTCAAGCTTTGTTCTTTGAAGCGTTCCACCAGATAAGTCAGACCATTGCTGGCGGAATCCAGATAGGGATGGTCGATTTGCTCAGGGTCACCAAGCAGTACAATTTTACTACCTTCTCCGACCCGCGACACGATGGTTTTCACCTCATGACGCGTCAAATTCTGGGCTTCATCCACAATAATGAACTGTCCTGGAATGGAGCGGCCTCGTATATAAGTCAGCGCCTCAACCTGTATGCTCCCGAGACCCATGAGGATCTTATCGATATCCCCTGATTTCTTCGTATCAAACAAATACTCCAGGTTATCATAAATAGGCTGCATCCATGGCCGAAGCTTCTCTTCTTTCTCTCCAGGCAGGTATCCGATATCCTTCCCCATCGGAACGACGGGACGGGCAATCAACAATTTCTTATATTTATGCTCATCCTCTACCTTCAGTAATCCGGCAGCCAAAGCAAGCAAGGTCTTTCCGGTGCCGGCTTTACCTGTAATAGTCACAAGCGGGATTTCGTCATTTAACAGCAGCTCAAGGGCCATCCGCTGCTGGGCATTGCGCGCGCTGATCCCCCAGACAGGTTCATTGCTGAGAAATAGCGGAGCAAGCTTTAGGCTATCCTCGCTAACCTTAAGCAGAGCTGATTTTCCACTGCCCATTTCATCCTTCAGGATAACGAATTCGTGTGGATACAGCGGATAGGTTAGTCCCAGCGGCTTGATGGGCAGAGAGCGGTAGGAATAAAACTCGTCAATTACGCCGGGATGTACTTTGACGGTGGAGTATCCGGCATACAGCTCGCTTGGGCCCGCTGTACGGTCGGAGAGGTAATCCTGGGCTGTTAGACCAAGTACGTCAGCCTTAATGCGGACAAGGACATCTTTGCTTACCAGCACGACTGTTTTAGAGGAGCCGAGCTCGGCTTCCTCGAGGTGGTAGTTAAGCGCGACAGCCAGAATCCGGTTATCGTTCGATATATCCCCGAACATCTCCTGTACTTTGGCGAAGCTGCGGTGGTTTAGCTCCACCTTCACCGTTCCGCCATTATGCAGCTTTACCCCGTCGTGGAGATGTCCTGTTTCGCGAAGTCCGTCAAGCAGCCTGGAGACTCCCCGTGCATTTCGGCCCAGTTCGTCAGCGTTCCTCTTCTTGGAGTCGATTTCCTCCAAGACGATGGCCGGAATGACGACCTCATGTTCCTCGAAGGCAAAAATCGCATTGGGATCATGCAGCAATACATTCGTATCCAATACAAATATCTTTTTCACAGTTATCCCCTCCACCGCTTGTCATTGCAGCCTATTTCATTTACATACATATTTCTTCCCGCTAGCGGGAAGCTTAAAGACAGACATTATTCCCGAAAGGACGATTAACATGCGAATATGGCTGTGTTTGTTACTGACGGCTATTCTTCTTGCAGGCTGTAATACAGCATCACAAAAGGCATCACCCTCTCCCCAAGGTCAACCTAACAACAACCCGCGGGCTCAAAGCACCGCACCAGGCAATAAACCGGCGGCTCAAAACGCCGGCAACCAAAATCAAATTAATAAGCAAGCCCATCTGGAACAGCTCGTTAAGCGGGTGCCCGGTGTAAAGGGAGCTCACTGTGTTGTTTTGGGCAATACAGCCGTAGTCGGCATCGATGTCGACGGCAAGCTGGAAAGAGCCCGCGTGGGTAATATCAAGTACACTGTTGCCGAGGCTCTGAGTAAGGATCCGCATGGAGCCGGTGCGATTGTCACCGCAGATGTTGATTTGAACAACCGCCTTGCAGAAATCGGCTCCAAGATCAGGCAAGGACACCCTGTTTCCGGGTTTGCAACGGAGTTAGCCGATATTATCGGTCGAATCATGCCGCAAATGCCGAGGGATACCGTACCGAGAACCGAAAACGGTATCCAAGGCCGCAAGCCAGGGGCTTCGGTAAACCAGCCTTCCACGCAAAGCCATACCTATAAATCCAAAGCAAACCAGAACAAACAGAGAAATAACAACATGCAAATGGCTCCGCAAGGAAATCGATAGTTAGATGAGAACGAAAAAAAGCCCGGCGAAAAACAATTCGCTAGGCTTTTTTCATGGCTTCAAACACTTGCGCGTCCAGCATGTCCGCTGCACGCCGATCATAAACTTTATTGTACACGGGAGCAGCAACAAGCTGAGCTCCATAGAACAGAGCATTGCGAACCGCCTCGATATGCACGTCGAAGCAGCACATCTTGAAAGGAACCATTTCAAGCGGGTCTTGAGCTACGGCCGCTCTGCCGTTAATGGCATAGATTGTCCCTTCGCCAAAGACGGTAATCGTTACCTTCGGGTGAGCCTTGATATTGGCGACCAGCCGCGAACGATGGTCAAGAGCAAGGCGAAGCGTGGAATAATCCAGCGCATAGACCCAGGAAATCGCGCTTGAAGTCGGCCCGCCGGACTCGATATCGACGGTGCTCAATAATACAAACATCTCGGACTGGAAAGCAGTATATAAAGGTTCGGATAACTGCGTAACGATATCAGACATGAACCAGCCCTCCTATACAATCCTTCTATATGATTGTATTATAGCATGCTGCAAAACTTGCCTTCAATCATCAGTTGCCTGCCACCGCGGCCTCCGCATCCCCGGTCTCACCGACTGCCGGCCTGTTGCCCGAGAGCTCATCCTTCAGAGCCTGCTTAGCCTGCTCAAACTCGTCCTTGTTCAAATAAACGTATGGGCTCTTCCATTGGCCGGTGACCGGCATGAACGCCACATTTTCCTTGGATATGTTCCAATAGGCTGAGATGATGTTCTTCATTTGTTGGGATTCCAGATCCGTCTCCATATTCTTGCCGACCGACTGGATCACCTTCCCGGCACCAAGCACACCGTCAAGCGATTTAGCCTGATCGATGAGGGCATGCAGCACTTCATTCTGGCGGCGGTTGCGGTCAAAGTCATCGGAAGCCTTCGTTCTTGGACTGCAGTTAGATTTGCGGTACCTGACGTAGCCGAGCGCATCCTCTCCTGATAAATGCTGCTGTCCCTTCTTCAGGTTGATGTTCGTATTATCCGCACGGTCGCGGTAGCACATATCCGCATCAACATTGATATCGACGCCGCCAAGCGCATCCACAACATCACGGAAGCCCTGGAAATTCAATACGGTGACGTAATCGATGTCCAGATCGAAATATTTGCTCATCATCGTTTTCATCTCATATTTGGCTGTAATTCCTGACTTCTTCTCCTGGACCAGAAAATTCGGATAATAAGCATTCAGTTTGTCAGGCTTGTATCCCTTAAGCTCCAGCAGCGTATCACGCGGCAGCGATACTACGGTAGCCGATTTTGTGTCGGGATTCATGGCGATGACCATCATCACGTCGGTAAGATGCGTCTTCGTCTCCGGACGGTAGTCCGTCCCCAAAAGCAGCATCGTCAGTGGTTTGACTTTGGCCGACTGCTGCGGCGCAACCTTCTCATCGGTTCCGGTCTCCTCAATGACCTGATCGATCGTGACGGACAAATAGCCGATGTACACGCCTACGCCGAGTGCCAGTACAATCATCAAGGTGAGCAGCGTTCGCAGAAATATCTGGAAGCCGCTGGCTTTCTTTTTCTTCTTGCGAGAGCCTTTTTTAGGTGACTTTCTATGGCTTTGCTCCCGAGGAGGCAGGCCACTACGTGTAGAACTCATGGATTAAAACACCTTTTTCATGTGAATTAGCAATTTGACCTACAATACTAAAAACGTATCTGCGCTTCAAATAGTTACAAGCCTACTCCCCGCTGCCGGTAATTACGGAGCATTTCCTCCGTCTCCCTCCACAGCGGATGAGCCGTTCTTCTTGTTCCGGCGCCCCTCCACAAAATAGCGGATGCGCACCATGAGCATAAGAGCAACTGCTACGAGAAGAC
This window harbors:
- a CDS encoding ABC transporter permease; this translates as MDLKPMKVMPAPADLKPEDFRKIGTDEKEAEVIQRESISAWKDAWYRLRSNKLAMGALLMLLLITLAAIVGPWISEYNYYSNDYLNTNSPPSAEHWFGTDDLGRDMFVRTWMGARISLVVGLAAACIDLLIGVIYGGIMGYFGGRVDEIMNKFSEILYSIPYLLVTILLLVVMEPSLGTIILALTITGWINMSWIVRGEIMQLKSREFVLASRSMGAGSGRLLFRHLLPNAVGPIIVTVTLSVPNAIFAEAFLSFLGLGVQAPIASLGSMISDALTGWLYYPWRMLFPAILISLTMLSFNIFGDGLRDALDPKLKK
- a CDS encoding ABC transporter permease, whose protein sequence is MVRYIANKFFYMLVSLFILISATFFLMQAIPGDPLTSEKQVPPAIKERLYEQLGLDRPVYEQYLKYLGNIVQGDFGISMKKINQDVSDIIGQTFSTSLKLGLVAIIVAVIVGVLLGMLAALYHRKLIDNVAMVLAVLGIAVPSFVVATLLQYVFSSKLQLLPTMGFNGPMYYILPVAALTAQPIAFIARLTRSSMLEVLHADYIKTAKAKGLGWMAILFRHVIRNGIMPVITYLGPMTANIVTGSVVIEQIFGIGGIGKQFVEAISVRDYPVIMGITIFYGILLMLARFVTDIAYMFVDPRIKLNKGKEG
- a CDS encoding peptide ABC transporter substrate-binding protein; this encodes MKKNKSLLLLLTLVLALSTLLAACGSNDKGASNGGKNNTPAENASSGEEKLAADQTLRVNLSAEPPTFDPAQAQDSQANTVLKTMYEGLARMDEHGQPVPAAAEKWDVDGTKYTFHLRKDAKWSNGDPVTANDFVFAWERVLSPNTKPAAPYAYQLYYLKNAQAYNEGKITDFSQVGVKATDDYTLEVELDAPTPYFLGLTSFYTFYPVHQSVKDDAKWAVDASKMIVNGPFTLTTWIKGQTIEVTKNENYWDKDDIKLNKITMSLVNSGATEITSYRNNELDRAGHPNGEIPTDQIPIVQKELKDEYKVKGIASTYYYQFNVTAKPFDNAKIRKAFAMAIDRQIIVDKVTLGGQIPAFGFIPPGIAGVNDEYRTEVKDDYFTENVEEAKKLLEEGMQEEGYTKLPDITLTYNSSEAHKKIALAVADMWKKNLGVDVKTENQEWAVFIENRKNLNYQVARAGWSADYNDPMTFIDLWTSNSGNNDIGFKNEEFDKLIAEAKAIEDNTKRNENFKKAEEILVKDNMAIMPIYYYTNVAVEKPWLKGVSLDFSGAIDYTRAYITDARK
- a CDS encoding DUF3397 domain-containing protein; its protein translation is MSLLSDTLTLLAIVPIIPFLLVYFIHLYLKKDKKAALLLAMDVSTLFFILAAAALFNIVFKSGFGLYLIVLILLIAAGLIGGAQNRLKGKVDIKRLLRAVWRLAFAGTGVAYVLLFLISFITYIWTA
- a CDS encoding 2-dehydropantoate 2-reductase, with amino-acid sequence MKFEIVGSGALGLLFGSKLAASGQGVRFWTRTAEQAELLVQKGIVLQEGEGSSPAVIAVSAAHPLQDAARLARPDGHADWVMLVTKQRHIYSSLVKELQPLLGPKTHILCFQNGVGHLEYLSASFPATPIYAAITTEGAKRPFPWQVIRSGQGTTTIGMAEQIGESADLYSKNAAEKLIDALNMAGFYALLSKHIDREIYRKLLINAVINPLTAIWRIPNGELLDSAERRALLKQLCDEAAAIYTARGIPFEGDAYELVAEICRLTASNTSSMLKDVLQGTPTEIDYINGRLAEMAKQAGVSAPGHELLWRLVRGLHK
- a CDS encoding RsfA family transcriptional regulator, with translation MTAVRQDAWSAEDDLILAEVTLRHIREGSTQLTAFEEVGERIGRTAAACGFRWNSCVRKKYEAAIGIAKAQRQKRNYMKKQGSIASQTSIASLASVDLEEGLYKSEGVTEETISIDAVIRFLRGWKNTVQETNRYVKQLEKELREKDEELAVLREEKERLSDQVNEVQTDYRVVNDDYKALIQIMDRARRLAFLNEEDEELKTRFKMDANGNLERIE
- a CDS encoding DUF2626 family protein, producing MARMYRVLGFFTLTIGLMAFAGNHIEMALLFFLQTAFFVIFGYLKFTERTYILLFWGYMIVAFTGFSYWTIFQMGLPL